The following are from one region of the Littorina saxatilis isolate snail1 linkage group LG2, US_GU_Lsax_2.0, whole genome shotgun sequence genome:
- the LOC138958670 gene encoding suppressor of SWI4 1 homolog yields MRHKKRGKAAKKARAATATQAREEAFAKAPHTFVFQRGKVGRNIRQLVIDMRKVFEPYTATKLRVTKSNSLRDLVEAAGVLHVTHLLALTKTELSPYLRVMRSPRGPTLTFRILEYCLSRDVVSSLRRPNVEQSVYQTPPLLVMNNLSGESLDKKLMSTMFQNMLPSIDVNKVKLSSMRRTLLITYDKETKTLEMRHYLIRVTPTGIKKTTRKLLRPKLPNLGGYQGIEEFVEKGGNASESEGEFDGPHNQVVLPQEVRGRGNVKATQSAIRLKEVGPRLKMQLVKIEEGLGEGAVLHHEFVTKTPEEQQNLKAMLEKKRQLKEKRKREQLQNIRKKQDKKETLKKKSLEGMKKKLQTQKKEENADVSSDDDAAYFKEEVGKEPDEGTLPGKRKRPSPTQRKQGQPANKKKRRKL; encoded by the exons ATGAGGCATAAGAAAAGG GGAAAGGCAGCCAAGAAGGCAAGGGCTGCCACTGCGACTCAAGCCCGAGAAGAGGCCTTTGCAAAAGCACCACACACTTTTGTCTTCCAGCGAGGAAAAGTAGGAAGGAACATTCGACAGCTAGTCATTGATATGCGAAAAGTCTTTGAACCATATACAGCAACAAAGTTGAGG GTGACCAAAAGCAACTCATTACGAGACTTGGTGGAGGCTGCAGGTGTATTACATGTGACACACTTGCTAGCGCTGACGAAAACAGAACTTTCTCCATATCTGCGTGTTATGCGTTCTCCCAGGGGACCCACACTCACATTCAGG ATTTTAGAGTACTGTCTCAGTAGGGATGTGGTCTCGTCCTTGCGTCGTCCAAACGTTGAGCAGAGTGTGTACCAGACGCCGCCCCTCCTTGTGATGAACAACCTGTCCGGTGAATCCCTGGACAAAAAGCTCATGTCCACCATGTTCCAGAACATGCTGCCTAGCATCGACGTCAACAAG GTCAAATTGAGTAGCATGAGGAGGACTTTGTTGATCACCTATGACAAGGAAACCAAAACTCTTGAAATGCGGCACTA TTTGATCCGTGTCACCCCCACAGGCATCAAGAAAACCACACGAAAACTACTGCGGCCCAAACTTCCTAACCTTGGCGGGTATCAGGGAATAGAGGAGTTTGTCGAAAA GGGAGGCAATGCGTCAGAGAGCGAGGGGGAGTTTGATGGGCCGCACAATCAGGTGGTGCTGCCACAAGAGGTGCGAGGTCGGGGAAATGTCAAGGCCACACAGAGTGCTATCAG GCTGAAAGAGGTGGGGCCCAGATTAAAGATGCAGCTGGTGAAGATTGAAGAGGGTCTAGGAGAAGGAGCCGTACTGCACCATGAGTTTGTCACCAAAACGCCTGAGGAACAACAAAACCTGAAGGCTATGCTGGAAAAGAAGAG GCAGCTGAAGgagaaaaggaagagagagcAGCTGCAGAACATCAGGAAGAAACAGGACAAGAAGGAGACGCTCAAGAAGAAAAGTCTGGAAGGCATGAAGAAGAAACTGCAGACGCAGAAAAAGGAGGAGAATGCTGACGTATCTTCAG aTGATGATGCCGCATACTTCAAAGAGGAAGTGGGAAAAGAACCTGACGAAG GTACTCTCCCTGGTAAAAGGAAGCGTCCATCCCCCACCCAAAGAAAACAAGGCCAGCcagcaaacaaaaagaaaagaag GAAACTGTAA
- the LOC138958671 gene encoding probable N-acetyltransferase 16 gives MASSQDAQSSCPGSEEEEVRPATLLDKEAVLKIDPNYHGLDYLADCYTSYTQGPGSTGYVLKKGDEVVGFFSCQLVDAGHTLVTSGGRILEGHRGGGFYGRATKKVFETFRGSGLCNIAMVLNNVNLKNYGDKLLKQYQMVHSRESAAYTVDMDAIRKSDLSKTAADMKGIHQLTSEEELQLLMSVAGDCLFPEGRVLIELKPFRIMEENARFILHGGTHERAILVSGAGTDLSSESPEKYSAKDLLFSCGSYFYNQVGVSYLVDMYATGIADSSEEVQKHLEWHFLRLINTLKPSKAYFHVFFERQLNAEMEALSSVYPNTRSDFPFTKMSVLEMEYKQ, from the coding sequence ATGGCTAGTTCACAAGACGCCCAAAGCTCCTGCCCAGGCAGTGAGGAAGAAGAGGTACGCCCAGCTACACTGCTGGACAAAGAAGCTGTGCTTAAAATTGACCCAAACTACCATGGGTTGGACTACCTGGCAGACTGCTACACATCTTACACACAAGGGCCAGGATCCACTGGTTATGTGTTGAAGAAAGGGGACGAGGTTGTAGGCTTCTTCAGCTGTCAACTTGTGGACGCCGGACACACCCTTGTCACATCTGGAGGGCGGATTCTGGAGGGTCATAGAGGTGGAGGCTTTTACGGGCGTGCGACAAAAAAGGTCTTTGAAACCTTCCGCGGCTCTGGCCTTTGCAATATTGCCATGGTTTTGAACAATGTCAACCTGAAAAACTACGGGGACAAACTGCTGAAGCAGTATCAGATGGTCCACTCCAGGGAGAGTGCAGCCTACACGGTAGACATGGATGCTATTAGGAAATCGGACCTGTCCAAAACGGCAGCAGACATGAAAGGAATCCACCAGCTGACCTCTGAGGAAGAGCTGCAGCTCCTTATGTCTGTTGCTGGTGATTGCCTCTTTCCTGAGGGGAGAGTACTGATCGAGTTGAAGCCATTCAGAATAATGGAGGAAAATGCACGTTTCATTCTTCATGGCGGTACACACGAACGTGCAATTCTTGTGTCTGGAGCTGGCACAGATTTGTCCTCTGAAAGTCCTGAAAAGTATTCAGCCAAAGATTTGCTGTTCTCTTGTGGAAGTTATTTCTATAACCAAGTTGGGGTGAGCTACCTAGTGGATATGTATGCCACAGGAATTGCCGATTCAAGTGAGGAAGTGCAGAAACACTTAGAATGGCATTTCCTGCGTTTGATCAACACCCTAAAACCATCCAAAGcttattttcatgttttttttgaGCGACAGTTAAATGCTGAGATGGAAGCTTTGAGTAGTGTTTATCCAAACACACGCTCAGACTTTCCCTTTACCAAGATGAGTGTACTTGAGATGGAATATAAGCAGTGA